Part of the Leptodactylus fuscus isolate aLepFus1 chromosome 6, aLepFus1.hap2, whole genome shotgun sequence genome, actgaaatggctgctgcaaataccaaaatatttagaactaaaaatgattaagattaataggggtgcccaaactttttcataggactgtatatatatatatacatatatatatatatatatatatatatgatctaatccttccttccttccttccctccctaagCTAACTGCATCTTTTTATGAGATGGCCACTATTTCCAGTTATGTGTAAATGCACCTGGAGCAATATACTTATTATATAAACCAGAACCATGGAGAATGTACAGAGAAGCAACCTCACAGTCTGAATTTAGCCAAATAATTTGTTTGCGAACACAGACAGTGAGAGGAGGAGTATTGTGCACATTTAGCCGAAATCAAGAACTTGTTTTACATTTTATTGACTGAATATAGAGGATACATATTAGACATGACAACAGTTAAGTGGAATTGACCACTAGAAGTTTCTGCATGTAAGAATTTAGCCATTTCTGTCTTTCCATTGCAGTCAGCATTTTGCTCTTCTCACGGAAAGCAGCGTCATCCGCTACTACAATGCTTCGTTTTTCCATTTCTTCATTAGTAGGCCACATTGACAGCCATCTTTGGTCAGTTATTCCTCTGTTAAGCCTGGCATCATCTGGTATAACCTTTTTTGGAACATCATTGGATCCAAAGAGAAGTTGTCTGGTGATGGGTTGCAAGAGCAGCTTCCTGGCCCTTTCATCTGGTGACTCATTGGGGAGCACATCTGAGGACAGCATTTTAAGGCTCCAATCATGGAATGTTATAGAGGGGACTTGTTGGTTCCAGGAGTCCGCTCTAGTCAGGAAGGGATTTAACTCTTTGTCGCTAAGAGATTGGTCAGAGAGGTCTCTTTTCCAAAGTCTAGAATAGAATGGAATTGTCCAGTCACTAAGAATATCAataccatacactatataatgCATACTTAAATGGCTGCCCTACTTTCCACAATTTTTGTTGAATTCAACAGTACAAGAGtatctaagaaactttgtaacatatctaaTCACAGAAAGATGCTTCTTTCTACAATTATAAGAATCTTATTTCTCCTGCCCCTTGTCTCCTGATCTGATCAATCACCCACAGATAAAATACATTTTGAtagattaaccacttcagtaccgggccaatttgtggtccaggaccagacacattttaggtttattttgtatgtgcggttttgagggctgcaacatttttcccgtatgtctcagtcaact contains:
- the PTH2 gene encoding tuberoinfundibular peptide of 39 residues is translated as MERIVVGRCFLLITVLLGYCIVLSSPAVIPTIRNPSRLWKRDLSDQSLSDKELNPFLTRADSWNQQVPSITFHDWSLKMLSSDVLPNESPDERARKLLLQPITRQLLFGSNDVPKKVIPDDARLNRGITDQRWLSMWPTNEEMEKRSIVVADDAAFREKSKMLTAMERQKWLNSYMQKLLVVNST